The following is a genomic window from Adhaeribacter radiodurans.
TTTGGTAAACTCTAAATCGGGTTTATTTAAAAGGAAAATAATGGAGCCTGTTACCACAGCATCCATTGATACCACCAGACCTTCTTTGGCCACAACTCCTGTTCCGGATACGGTACAGGCAGCAACTAAAAAACGCAAGAAACAAAAAAGAAGCAAGAAAGAATTCCTTGGGTATCCCATCCGGAAAGGATACGTGAAATCTGGCAAGGGAAATAGAGCTACAATAGAAAAATTCTCTTACTTAAAAGAATACATTGAGCCTAGCGTTTACGCGCCGGCTAAGTATTACTACGATACCAAGCGGCACCGCATTTTCAAAGCACGTACCATTGATCCTAAAAGAGCCCGTATTGTACATGGGCCTTACAAAAAAATGGTAGGCAATAAAGTAGTAGCAGAAGGTTACTTTTACATTGGCACGCGCCATTTGCGTTGGGAGTCGTACAATAAAGATGGAATTCTATTAAGTAAATCGCACTTTGAGAAAGGTTTCCCGCGCGATGCCGTAATTAATTACTACGATGCGGGCCAGAAAAAAATGAAAGAAGTAATTCCTTACGTGAACAATAAAGTAGAAGGCGACTACGTAATGTTTCACCCTAATGGCTTATTAGCTTGGGAAGGCCAGTATGAAAAAGGAAAAAAAGTGGGGGTTTGGATAGAATTTTACGATTTCCGGAACCGCAAGCATTTTGAATATCAATATCCCGAATCAGCCAACGATAAGCCTTTTGAAGCTTTCTTGATTAAAGAATACGATCGCAACGGCAATATTATTTTCGAGAAAGGTAAAATTGATAAACGCCCGAAAATGTAATTTAGTTTGTAGTCGATAGTTCACTGTCCATAGACCCTGAATTCAAAGTTGAGATTTAATAGTTAATAAGTCATTAAATTAACTGCTTATTAATTAGGGGTTAAGTTTAAGATTTATACCTTATTTCTGCCAAGAAACTGCTATTTATCTAATAACCCGTTGACTGTGGTCTATCGTCCATGGACCATCGACCATCAATTAATGAAAAGCATCTTCTATATGATGGATCTGAAAAGGTGCGGGCGAACGGCCGCTAATGGCAATAACATCAAACCGAATGTCGTGTTGCCAGTTTAATTGGTGAATATATTCTTCGGCCGCCAGTAAAAACAAATCTATTTTCTTTGGGGTAATCGCTTCTTCCGGAAACCCAAATTGATTACTAGTACGCGTTTTAACTTCCACAAAAATTAACAGAGTGCCTTTTTGAGCAATAATATCAATTTCGGCTCTTTGGTAACGGTAATTTTGAGCTAGTATCGTAAAGCCATGCTCTATTAAATAAGTAGCGGCTAATTTTTCGCCGGTCGCTCCGGTATGGTTATGCTGTGCCATGTACGCCTTCTTTTTTCATGGGCTCTTGCTTTCTCACCAACTATTTAAATATTAATTGGTAATATTTTAAATTTTCCTAACCTTTCTTTTACCGAATGTTATTAATTTCGCCCAAGGTCAAGCTATTAACGTTATGCTACAAAATATTAATCCGGTTACCACTAATGCTTGGAGAAAATTAGAACAGCACTACACTATCATGAAAGATAACCACATGGTAGATATGTTTGCCGTAGATCCAAGCCGGTTTGCTACATTCTCGTTACATTTTGAGGATATAGTGGTTGATTTTTCGAAAAATATTATCAACGAGCAGACTATAGAAGCATTGTTGGAGTTGGCCAATGAGGCACAACTAAAAGATGCCATTGAGCAAATGTTTGGCGGCGATAAAATAAATCTGCGGGAAAATCGGGCAGTACTGCACGTTGCTTTACGTAATCGTTCGAATGAACCTATTTACGAAGATGGGGAAGATGTAATGCCCGAAATAAACCATGTTCTGGATCAGATAAAGAGTTTTTCTGAAAAAATAATTTCCGGTCAATGGTTGGGGTATTCGGGTAAACCTATTACGCATTTAGTAAATATTGGCATTGGCGGTTCGGATCTAGGCCCGTACATGGTTACGGAGGCGCTTAAACCCTATCAAAAGCCTAATTTAAAAGTACATTTTGTATCGAACATAGATGGTACGCACATTGCTGAAACCCTGAAAGAAGTAGATCCGGAAACTACTCTTTTCATGATTGCCTCTAAAACTTTTACTACCCAGGAAACCATGACCAATGCCGAAACGGCTAAAAGCTGGTTTTTAGAGCATGCTCAAAACGAAGCCGAAGTAGCAAAGCATTTTGTAGCCATTTCTACAAATTTAAAGGCGGTTAAAGAGTTTGGGATTGCAGAAGAAAATATGTTCGTTTTCTGGGATTGGGTAGGCGGGCGTTATTCGCTTTGGTCGTCTATCGGGTTATCTATTGCCTGTTTCATTGGCTACGAAAATTACATTCAATTGCTGGAAGGTGCCCATGCTATGGACAAACATTTCCGGATGACGCACTTCGAAAAGAATATTCCGGTATTGCTTGCCTTAATTAGTATTTGGTACATTAATTTTTTTGGGGCTCAAACCGAGGCTATTTTACCTTACGATCAATACATGCATCGCTTTCCGGCGTATTTTCAACAAGGGAATATGGAAAGTAACGGTAAATCCGTAGACCGTAATGGCGACCGCGTTACATACCAAACCGGCCCCGTTATCTGGGGCGAACCCGGCACTAACGGGCAACACGCTTTTTATCAACTTATTCACCAGGGTACCCAAATTATTCCCTGCGATTTTTTAGCTCCCGCTATTAGTCACAATCCTATCGGCGACCATCACGTAAAGTTATTATCTAACTTCTTTGCGCAAACTGAGGCCTTAATGAACGGCAAAAGCTTGCAGGAAGTAATAGACGAGTTAAAAAACGAAGGCTTGTCTGAAGAGGAAATAAAAGAGTTGGCCCCGGTAAAAGTATTTGCGGGTAATAAACCAACTAATTCTATACTGTTTAAAATACTCGACCCTCGTACGCTGGGTAGCTTAATTGCCATGTACGAACATAAAATATTTGTGCAAGGAGTTATCTGGAACATATTCAGTTTTGATCAGTGGGGCGTAGAATTAGGTAAACAACTAGCCAAAAAAGTGTTGCCCGAACTGCAAAATACCGAAGAAATTACGTCGCACGATTGTTCTACTAATGGGCTGATAAACGCTTATAAGAACATGTGTAATCAGTTTTTCAAAAGCTAATAGTCGATAACGCATTATTTAGAACTCTCAGCTTAATCCTTTTAAACTTTTTAATAATTTTTTATTGTTAAGTAAAGGCACGCGGGGTATTACTAAGTTAACAAACTTTAAAATTTAACTTTTTAAGGTAGTAATTTCATAATAAACATCTATTTAAGGTTGGCTTATATGTTTGCAGAGTTAAAAGGCTTTAAAGAAAGCTGCGTTATTTACTAATTTGCTAAAATCTGTGATTAATAAAGAAGTTGAGGTAATTTCATTAGGCGTTATTGATTACCAGGAAGCCTGGGATTATCAGGAAAAATTATTTGCTGATACGATTGCTATTAAAACAGCTAACCGTAACCTGGAGCCATCGGAGCGCAAATTAACTTCTAACTATTTAATATATTGCCAGCATCCGCACGTTTATACTTTAGGTAAAAGCGGGAAAGAAAGTCATTTGTTGCTTAATGAACAAAGCTTACAAGATCATCAAGCGAAATTTTACAAAATAAACCGAGGGGGCGATATTACTTATCATGGCCCAGGGCAACTGGTGGCTTATCCTATTCTGGATTTAGATAATTTTTTTACGGACATCCATAAATATCTGCGGTTTTTAGAAGAAGCTGTAATTTTAACCTTAGCCGATTATGGCATGGTGGCCGGACGTATTGCGGGGTTAACCGGAGTTTGGCTGGATTTTGAAGAACAAAAAAATCCCCGAAAAATTTGCGCTATGGGAGTTAAGTGCAGCCGCTGGGTAACCATGCATGGTTTGGCTTTAAACGTAAATACTGATTTAAGTTATTTTAACCACATTATACCCTGCGGCATACCCGATAAAGCAGTTACTTCTATGCAGCAAGAGTTAAACGCAATAGTTTCGTTGGCCGAAGTAGAAGAAAAACTGTTATTTTATTTTGCAAAACTTTTTGGAGCCTCCTGCCATATACTGTCTCATGAGAGAAGATATTAATTTTGATCCGGTAGAAGGAGTATCTATTGCTATCGTTACCGAGATGAATGAGGTAAATGAACCGGTTTGGAACGTTTATCTCCTAAATCAGAACGATGTTTACCTCGACAATGTATTGGTTTCATCCAAAGGCTATGGTGAGTATAAAGGCGAAGACATAAAAACTTCTATTCTGCGCCATATGTTCGAGCAAATACAGCCAAAAAGCTTCGCTAAGATTGAACCAATCGATCCTGCCATTTTCCATATTTATAACGAGTATTGGGTTAGTTACTACATTGGCCGCAAGATTTACGATAAAAGATTCGTTTTCGTACCAGATTCTATTGTAGAAGAAAATCTTATTTATATTTCTATGCTGGGCCGTAAAGGGGTTTTACACAGTTAAATTATTGTTCTGAACTGCATGGAATAATAAATAAAAAATAAGCCTGATTTTTGTACTATAAAATTCTATTGCTAGCAAATACTTAGGCTTAAAATTTAAAAGTAAGCACATTACTTTTTTAAACACTTTATGATTTCATTGTTGCTTTCTTTTAGTTGGTCATTCTTAATTGCTTTATTTGCGGTGCCTTCTATTATTTATGTGGCGCATTTAAAAAATATTCTGGACCAACCTAATCTTAGAACTGTACACGAATCTCTAACTCCCCGATTGGGCGGTTTAGCAGTATTTGCTGGTTTTATGTCGGCATTAACTATATTCGGAGATTTAAGTAATGGCGTACAGCAGCTCCTGGCAGGTTGTGTAATTCTTTTCTTTATTGGGTTAAAAGATGATTTAGTAACTATTTCACCGTTTAAAAAATTTGCCGTGCAGTTACTCGCCAGCGGTATAGTAATGGTAATGGCCGATATCCGGATTACTAGTTTTCAGGGTATTTTTGGTATTGATGTGTTACCGATAGGAGTTAGTTTTGCTTTTACCTTTATAATGATTGTAGGAATTACCAACGCTATAAACTTAATAGATGGTTTAGATGGTTTAGCCGGCACTATTGTATTAATTATAACCAGCACCTTTGCCTGGTTCTTTTTTATGTACAATAGCAACTATTCTTTTGTAGCCGTTTGCCTCATAGGCGGAATATTAGGATTTCTACGCTATAATTTTCATAAGGCCACTATTTTTATGGGGGATACGGGTTCTTTGCTATGCGGATTTATTATATCAGTACTAGCCATTCAGTTTATTGAAATGAGGGTAGTAAATTCGTCGCCGGCTATTACCTTGGGTATATTATTTGTGCCCTTGTTTGATACCGTACGCGTTTTTATTATTCGTATTTCAAAAGGTATATCGCCTTTTTCACCTGATAAAAATCATATCCATCACCGGTTATTAGCAATAGGTTTCAGCCAAATAAATACGGTACTTATTTTAGCTTTCATTAACATTGCCGTTATTGGCTACGTTGTTCTTCTGGATGAACTGGGTAACTTGTACTTGTTAAGTTCGCTGATACTTTTTTCTGTTTTGTTAAGTTTCGTTTTAGGTGTATACAAAACTAAAAGCCCGGCTCGTATTTCGGCTTGATGGATTATATCAGGCTTTTATCGTCGGGTTACTATTGGGAATGCTCTGGCTGCCTGGCAATTTGCTGGCGCAGGACGGACGAAGTATAAACCTGAAAAACAAAAATCAGTTAACTTCCGACTGGCTGGTTTTTAAACCTAATCAAAATCGCCTTACCTTATATTTACCCGATTATCATGGGCCGGTAAATACTTTATATCAGTGGATCAGCATTCGGCCGGGGCAGCCTTTTAGAATTTCTTTCACCGCCCGCCAAGATTTATGTTTGTTCGTAGATAATCAATTAATATTTACCGCCGATTCAGTGGCGAGCTACGAAATAGATTTAGCTAAATTAATACCTTATCCAAATACCCAACATCGGTATTTATTATGCATCTGGCATCCGGGAGGTTTATTAAATTACCAAACATTTCGAAATGCAGTACTTACCCCGGAAGAAGCAGCTAATATACAAATTGATGTAAAGCCAGTAAGTGCCGGATTAGCAATTAAGCCTAAAAATTTGCCTAACCAAAATGTGTTTATTTTATTTCTGCTTTGCATAGGCTTAATCTATGGTAGTCTGCGTACCAATTACACGGCCGATTTTTATAGTATATTCCGGCTAAACACTTTTTTACGCCGGACTGGATTAGATGAAGGGTTTTTGGCCAAACCAATTAGCAGCTGGTCGAGCATTTTATTTGTGCTTTCCTTTTCGTTGTCTTTTGCTCTGGTAATTGTTGCTATTCATACCAATGTGCAGAACAATGTTATCTTCAATCGCTTGTTTTTGGTTTCCGAAGCGGATATTACCTCTAGAATACTTTTTTATACCTTCCTGATTTTTATTTTTATTCTGTTGAAGTATATCTTTTTAAGGGTAATGGGAGTAATATTCGGTTTAAAGTCATTAGTACTAACGCAATACCGGGAGTTTTTGCGTACTATATTGTTTATGGGGCTATTTTTTCCGGTAATAATGCTGTTGTATTTAGTGCTGAATACCGTTAATCCGAAGACAGTATTATTAGTTTCAAACATAGCAGTGGCCAGTATTCTGGTTTTTACAGTCTTAAGAATATTTTACACGCTAAATAAAAAAGTCTCTCTTCGTAATCTTCATTTGTTTTCGTACATTTGCGCCACAGAAGTAATACCGCTTATTATACTTATTAAGTTGATTGTTTTTACCTATTAATAACTTAAAATAAGCTGTTCTTACTAAAAGCGACCTTAAAAATATATTAGATTAATAGGAGTAATTTATGGCCGAGAGTACAGAAAAGCCGGGTACTGATAAACATTCCATTAAAATTAAAAGTATTTTAGTTACCCAGCCGAAACCAACCAATGATAATTCACCGTATTTAACACTTGCTCAAAAATATGGTATTAAGGTTGACTTCCGCGAGTTTATTCAAGTAGAGCCGGTACCTTATAAAGAATTCCGCAAAGATAAAGTTAATATTCTCGAGCATACTGCTATTATTTTTACTAGTCGCAATGCGGTAGACCATTTCTTCCGGATTTGTGCAGAAAGTAAAATTGAGATGCCAGCCGAAATGAAATATTTTTGCATTTCGGAACAAACAGCGTATTACTTGCAGAAATATATTGTACTCCGTAAAAGAAAATTATTTACCGGAGAAAAAACTGCTTCTGATTTATTTGAAGTTATTAAGAAACATAAAAACGAGAAATTCTTATATCCTTGTTCGAATATCCGCAAGGATGATATTCCGGAGTTTATGCGGGCTAATAACTTTAATTTTACGGAAGCGGTTATCTATAAAACCGTTCCGGCCGATTTATCTGATCTGGCCGAAGTAAAATACGACTGTATTGCCTTCTTCAGTCCATCCGGAATTAGCTCCTTGTTTATTAACTTCCCAGACTTTAAGCAAAATAATACCCGGATTGCAGCCTTTGGCCCTACTACAGCTCAAGCAGTATTAGATGCTAACCTGGAGTTAGATATTGTTGCCCCTATGCCTAATGCTCCTTCTATGACGGGAGCAATTGAATTATACATTCAAAAACAAGCCGGTAAAAAATAGCCTTTCTTCTACAAAAAAACGTACGGTTGAAAATATAA
Proteins encoded in this region:
- a CDS encoding toxin-antitoxin system YwqK family antitoxin; this encodes MRQYRLNIGLVGLVLILVITSCSKRNYNVDAETAPLVNSKSGLFKRKIMEPVTTASIDTTRPSLATTPVPDTVQAATKKRKKQKRSKKEFLGYPIRKGYVKSGKGNRATIEKFSYLKEYIEPSVYAPAKYYYDTKRHRIFKARTIDPKRARIVHGPYKKMVGNKVVAEGYFYIGTRHLRWESYNKDGILLSKSHFEKGFPRDAVINYYDAGQKKMKEVIPYVNNKVEGDYVMFHPNGLLAWEGQYEKGKKVGVWIEFYDFRNRKHFEYQYPESANDKPFEAFLIKEYDRNGNIIFEKGKIDKRPKM
- a CDS encoding YraN family protein codes for the protein MAQHNHTGATGEKLAATYLIEHGFTILAQNYRYQRAEIDIIAQKGTLLIFVEVKTRTSNQFGFPEEAITPKKIDLFLLAAEEYIHQLNWQHDIRFDVIAISGRSPAPFQIHHIEDAFH
- the pgi gene encoding glucose-6-phosphate isomerase, translated to MLQNINPVTTNAWRKLEQHYTIMKDNHMVDMFAVDPSRFATFSLHFEDIVVDFSKNIINEQTIEALLELANEAQLKDAIEQMFGGDKINLRENRAVLHVALRNRSNEPIYEDGEDVMPEINHVLDQIKSFSEKIISGQWLGYSGKPITHLVNIGIGGSDLGPYMVTEALKPYQKPNLKVHFVSNIDGTHIAETLKEVDPETTLFMIASKTFTTQETMTNAETAKSWFLEHAQNEAEVAKHFVAISTNLKAVKEFGIAEENMFVFWDWVGGRYSLWSSIGLSIACFIGYENYIQLLEGAHAMDKHFRMTHFEKNIPVLLALISIWYINFFGAQTEAILPYDQYMHRFPAYFQQGNMESNGKSVDRNGDRVTYQTGPVIWGEPGTNGQHAFYQLIHQGTQIIPCDFLAPAISHNPIGDHHVKLLSNFFAQTEALMNGKSLQEVIDELKNEGLSEEEIKELAPVKVFAGNKPTNSILFKILDPRTLGSLIAMYEHKIFVQGVIWNIFSFDQWGVELGKQLAKKVLPELQNTEEITSHDCSTNGLINAYKNMCNQFFKS
- the lipB gene encoding lipoyl(octanoyl) transferase LipB translates to MINKEVEVISLGVIDYQEAWDYQEKLFADTIAIKTANRNLEPSERKLTSNYLIYCQHPHVYTLGKSGKESHLLLNEQSLQDHQAKFYKINRGGDITYHGPGQLVAYPILDLDNFFTDIHKYLRFLEEAVILTLADYGMVAGRIAGLTGVWLDFEEQKNPRKICAMGVKCSRWVTMHGLALNVNTDLSYFNHIIPCGIPDKAVTSMQQELNAIVSLAEVEEKLLFYFAKLFGASCHILSHERRY
- a CDS encoding MraY family glycosyltransferase, which produces MISLLLSFSWSFLIALFAVPSIIYVAHLKNILDQPNLRTVHESLTPRLGGLAVFAGFMSALTIFGDLSNGVQQLLAGCVILFFIGLKDDLVTISPFKKFAVQLLASGIVMVMADIRITSFQGIFGIDVLPIGVSFAFTFIMIVGITNAINLIDGLDGLAGTIVLIITSTFAWFFFMYNSNYSFVAVCLIGGILGFLRYNFHKATIFMGDTGSLLCGFIISVLAIQFIEMRVVNSSPAITLGILFVPLFDTVRVFIIRISKGISPFSPDKNHIHHRLLAIGFSQINTVLILAFINIAVIGYVVLLDELGNLYLLSSLILFSVLLSFVLGVYKTKSPARISA
- a CDS encoding DUF4271 domain-containing protein, which gives rise to MYTKLKARLVFRLDGLYQAFIVGLLLGMLWLPGNLLAQDGRSINLKNKNQLTSDWLVFKPNQNRLTLYLPDYHGPVNTLYQWISIRPGQPFRISFTARQDLCLFVDNQLIFTADSVASYEIDLAKLIPYPNTQHRYLLCIWHPGGLLNYQTFRNAVLTPEEAANIQIDVKPVSAGLAIKPKNLPNQNVFILFLLCIGLIYGSLRTNYTADFYSIFRLNTFLRRTGLDEGFLAKPISSWSSILFVLSFSLSFALVIVAIHTNVQNNVIFNRLFLVSEADITSRILFYTFLIFIFILLKYIFLRVMGVIFGLKSLVLTQYREFLRTILFMGLFFPVIMLLYLVLNTVNPKTVLLVSNIAVASILVFTVLRIFYTLNKKVSLRNLHLFSYICATEVIPLIILIKLIVFTY
- a CDS encoding uroporphyrinogen-III synthase, yielding MAESTEKPGTDKHSIKIKSILVTQPKPTNDNSPYLTLAQKYGIKVDFREFIQVEPVPYKEFRKDKVNILEHTAIIFTSRNAVDHFFRICAESKIEMPAEMKYFCISEQTAYYLQKYIVLRKRKLFTGEKTASDLFEVIKKHKNEKFLYPCSNIRKDDIPEFMRANNFNFTEAVIYKTVPADLSDLAEVKYDCIAFFSPSGISSLFINFPDFKQNNTRIAAFGPTTAQAVLDANLELDIVAPMPNAPSMTGAIELYIQKQAGKK